The Myxococcota bacterium genome window below encodes:
- a CDS encoding ParB/RepB/Spo0J family partition protein — protein sequence MAARKKATGGKKKAGAARKRLTPAKERRGPEATAAPLLPDAAELGELSAAVIAAGGAPAGAYRDPLSSHALLLAVLPLEAIEPTPFQRDLSPTHVKRLAQKIEESGPFLDPVIAVRGGGRFWTPNGRHRLAAAKLLGMRAITALVSADEALAYKILALNTEKAHNTKDRSLEVIRMAQALAKERPRTAESQLAAEFEQPAFLTLGLCYQSAPRFAGGAYLSFLRRVDRFSEKSLPAALRERAGYSARLLEIDARVKEIVTGLQERGFQSPYLRTLVVARINPVRFVKPKKGDSAPPMPIGAALTRMAASARKFDPGSVRERDLALAAAMGPAEPEAE from the coding sequence GTGGCGGCCCGAAAGAAGGCGACCGGAGGCAAGAAGAAGGCGGGCGCCGCGCGCAAGCGACTCACGCCCGCGAAGGAGCGCCGCGGGCCCGAGGCCACGGCGGCCCCGCTTCTGCCGGACGCCGCGGAGCTCGGCGAGCTCTCTGCCGCCGTGATCGCCGCCGGTGGCGCGCCGGCCGGCGCCTACCGCGATCCGCTGTCGAGTCATGCGCTGCTGCTCGCGGTGCTGCCGCTCGAGGCGATCGAGCCCACCCCGTTCCAGCGCGATCTCTCGCCCACGCACGTGAAGCGGCTGGCGCAGAAGATCGAGGAGTCGGGGCCGTTCCTCGACCCGGTCATCGCCGTGCGCGGCGGCGGCCGCTTCTGGACGCCCAACGGGAGACACCGGCTCGCGGCGGCGAAGCTCCTCGGCATGCGCGCGATCACCGCGCTCGTGTCGGCCGACGAGGCGCTCGCGTACAAGATCCTCGCGCTCAACACCGAGAAGGCGCACAACACCAAGGACCGCAGCCTCGAAGTGATTCGCATGGCCCAGGCGCTGGCCAAGGAGCGGCCGCGCACGGCGGAGTCGCAGCTCGCGGCCGAGTTCGAGCAGCCCGCGTTCCTGACCCTGGGCCTGTGCTACCAGAGCGCGCCGCGCTTCGCGGGGGGCGCGTACCTGTCGTTCCTGCGCCGGGTGGACCGCTTCTCGGAGAAGTCACTCCCGGCGGCGCTGCGCGAGCGCGCCGGCTACTCGGCGCGCCTGCTCGAGATCGACGCGCGCGTGAAGGAGATCGTGACGGGTCTGCAGGAGCGCGGCTTCCAGTCACCGTATCTGCGCACGCTCGTGGTCGCGCGCATCAACCCGGTGCGCTTCGTGAAGCCGAAGAAGGGCGACTCGGCGCCGCCCATGCCGATCGGGGCGGCGCTCACGCGCATGGCGGCCTCCGCCCGGAAGTTCGACCCGGGCTCGGTGCGCGAGCGCGACCTGGCGCTGGCGGCGGCCATGGGACCGGCCGAGCCCGAGGCGGAATGA
- a CDS encoding phospholipase D-like domain-containing protein: MSRGKRRRQRLRSPLRRNGLVPRPRAIAELVRTRELRFTDGNRVDLYETGRVGLQAMLAAIERARRRIHLETYILRTDEIGSEFLAALTERASVGVEVRVLYDSLGSFGLDDAALEPLRAAGGQAIAFNPIVRLWPRFAPRRRDHRKILVVDGSVAFMGGLNIGDEYISGLGRKPSGEEWRDAHVRVEGPCVRDLEAVFLESWFRADGPEVAWHSLLERAPAPAGDVRCAVLADGPTYRRRRTRDLLLAALEHAQGAVRLVSPYFAPGRRVLELLAAASARGVSVTLLLAGTRTDHPSLMRATRAVLPGLLACGVRVFEYDAAMMHAKLACFDGDWCAVGTSNLDRQSFEHSYEVNLVIEDADVAKRTIDLFDADIAQAREVTLESLGRRSWLERMRDRFWAVVLRWV; the protein is encoded by the coding sequence GTGTCCCGGGGCAAACGCCGCCGCCAGCGTCTCCGCTCGCCGTTGCGCCGCAATGGCCTGGTGCCGCGCCCGCGCGCGATCGCGGAGCTCGTGCGCACGCGGGAGCTGCGCTTCACGGACGGGAATCGGGTCGACCTGTACGAGACCGGGCGCGTCGGCCTGCAGGCCATGCTGGCCGCGATCGAGCGCGCGCGCCGGCGCATCCACCTGGAGACCTACATCCTGCGCACGGACGAGATCGGCAGCGAGTTTCTCGCCGCGCTCACCGAGCGCGCGTCGGTCGGCGTCGAGGTGCGGGTGCTCTACGACTCGCTCGGCTCGTTCGGGCTCGACGACGCGGCGCTCGAGCCGCTGCGCGCCGCGGGCGGACAGGCGATCGCCTTCAACCCGATCGTGCGCTTGTGGCCGCGCTTCGCGCCGCGCCGCCGCGACCACCGCAAGATCCTGGTGGTCGACGGCAGCGTGGCCTTCATGGGCGGGCTCAACATCGGCGACGAGTACATCTCGGGCCTGGGCCGCAAGCCCTCGGGCGAGGAGTGGCGCGACGCGCACGTGCGCGTCGAGGGCCCGTGCGTGCGCGACCTCGAGGCGGTGTTCCTCGAGAGCTGGTTCCGCGCCGACGGGCCCGAGGTCGCCTGGCACTCACTGCTCGAGCGCGCGCCCGCCCCGGCCGGCGACGTGCGCTGCGCCGTGCTGGCCGACGGCCCGACCTACCGCCGCCGGCGCACGCGCGACCTGTTGCTGGCAGCGCTCGAGCACGCGCAGGGAGCGGTGCGGCTGGTCTCGCCCTACTTCGCGCCCGGCCGCCGCGTGCTGGAGCTGCTCGCCGCGGCCAGCGCGCGCGGCGTGAGCGTCACTCTCTTGCTCGCGGGCACGCGCACCGACCATCCCTCGCTCATGCGGGCCACGCGCGCCGTGCTCCCGGGGTTGCTCGCCTGCGGGGTGCGGGTGTTCGAGTACGACGCCGCCATGATGCACGCCAAGCTGGCCTGCTTCGACGGCGACTGGTGCGCGGTGGGCACCTCGAACCTCGACCGCCAGAGCTTCGAGCATTCCTACGAAGTGAACCTGGTGATCGAGGACGCCGACGTCGCCAAGCGCACGATCGATCTGTTCGACGCCGACATCGCGCAGGCGCGCGAGGTCACGCTCGAGTCACTGGGCCGCCGGAGCTGGCTCGAGCGCATGCGCGACCGCTTCTGGGCCGTCGTCCTGCGCTGGGTGTGA
- a CDS encoding acyl-CoA dehydrogenase family protein, which produces MSVSDAEPAALRAARELAGEVRAAAAEAEAARTQPAALMRKLAGAGVMGICVPARFGGSELSPADVLRVIEEVSRADGAAGWCVMIGATTGVLAASLPEAQAAQIYGANPAVITGGAAAPLGRARAVPGGHEVSGRWPFGSGCLHSDWLVGGTAPDAAGESRLFFFARDQVRVLDTWYTGGLRGSGSHDFEVTDAFVPDGRSLVIGEPPRCPGPLYRFPTFGLLALGVCAVTLGIARRALDELVALAGAKVPTGSGRNLAARAVVQRQVGEGEAALRSARAYVYDAVGQAWQIAQRGESLPIETRADLRLAAANAAWSAARAVDLAYHAAGGTSVYDASPLSRCFRDVHVATQHIMVAQPIFELAGRVALGLLVERGAL; this is translated from the coding sequence ATGAGTGTCAGCGACGCCGAGCCCGCAGCGCTGCGCGCCGCGCGCGAGTTGGCCGGCGAGGTGCGCGCCGCGGCGGCGGAGGCCGAGGCCGCGCGCACGCAGCCGGCGGCGCTGATGCGCAAGCTCGCCGGCGCGGGCGTCATGGGCATCTGCGTGCCGGCGCGCTTCGGCGGCAGCGAGCTCTCCCCAGCGGACGTGCTGCGCGTGATCGAGGAAGTGTCTCGCGCAGATGGCGCGGCCGGCTGGTGCGTGATGATCGGCGCGACCACGGGCGTGCTCGCGGCGTCCCTGCCCGAGGCGCAGGCAGCGCAGATCTACGGCGCGAATCCGGCCGTGATCACCGGCGGCGCGGCCGCGCCGCTGGGCCGCGCGCGCGCCGTGCCGGGCGGACACGAGGTCAGCGGCCGCTGGCCGTTCGGCAGCGGGTGTCTGCACTCGGACTGGCTGGTGGGCGGCACGGCGCCCGACGCGGCGGGTGAGTCGCGGCTGTTCTTCTTCGCGCGCGACCAGGTGCGCGTGCTCGACACCTGGTACACGGGCGGGCTGCGCGGGAGCGGCAGTCACGACTTCGAAGTGACCGACGCCTTCGTGCCCGACGGCCGCTCGCTGGTGATCGGCGAGCCGCCGCGCTGCCCGGGGCCGCTGTACCGGTTCCCGACCTTCGGGCTGCTCGCGCTCGGCGTGTGCGCAGTCACGCTGGGCATCGCGCGCCGCGCGCTGGACGAGCTGGTCGCCCTGGCGGGCGCCAAGGTGCCCACGGGCAGCGGGCGGAACCTGGCCGCGCGCGCGGTCGTGCAGCGCCAGGTGGGCGAGGGCGAGGCGGCGCTGCGCTCCGCGCGCGCCTACGTGTACGACGCGGTCGGCCAGGCCTGGCAGATCGCCCAGCGCGGCGAGTCACTGCCGATCGAGACGCGCGCGGACCTGCGGCTGGCGGCCGCGAACGCGGCCTGGAGCGCCGCCCGCGCCGTCGACCTGGCCTACCACGCCGCCGGCGGCACTTCGGTCTACGACGCGAGTCCGCTCTCGCGCTGCTTTCGCGACGTGCACGTCGCCACCCAGCACATCATGGTCGCGCAGCCGATCTTCGAGCTCGCGGGCCGCGTGGCGCTCGGTCTTTTGGTGGAACGCGGCGCGCTGTGA
- a CDS encoding TetR/AcrR family transcriptional regulator: MRARAARRPRPTSEERRGQILREAARCFGTRGFRGTTTRDVANAVGITEAALYRHFPSKEAIYAAILDARMTVPMAIDGVEPLAQARDDRQVFQTLAVAILESVESDPSFLRLLLYSALEGHEMARPFYEKRMRRVREFLTRYIAQRTRDGEFRDLEPVLAARAFVGMVADHLIARTVFGQKDPVHYDPERVAESFTSIFLDGVREPAARKRGVTRG; the protein is encoded by the coding sequence GTGCGCGCGCGTGCCGCGCGCCGGCCGCGGCCTACCTCCGAAGAGCGCCGCGGCCAGATCCTGCGCGAGGCCGCGCGCTGCTTCGGCACGCGCGGCTTCCGCGGCACCACCACGCGCGACGTCGCGAACGCGGTCGGCATCACCGAGGCCGCGCTCTACCGGCACTTCCCCAGCAAGGAGGCGATCTACGCCGCCATCCTGGACGCGCGCATGACCGTGCCCATGGCGATCGACGGCGTGGAGCCGCTCGCGCAGGCGCGCGACGACCGGCAAGTGTTCCAGACACTCGCGGTCGCGATCCTGGAGAGCGTCGAGTCCGACCCGTCGTTCCTGCGGCTCCTGCTCTACTCCGCGCTCGAGGGGCACGAGATGGCGCGCCCCTTCTACGAGAAGCGCATGCGGCGCGTGCGCGAGTTCCTGACCCGCTACATCGCGCAGCGCACGCGCGACGGCGAGTTCCGCGACCTGGAGCCCGTGCTCGCGGCGCGCGCGTTCGTGGGCATGGTCGCCGACCACCTGATCGCGCGCACCGTGTTCGGCCAGAAGGACCCCGTGCACTACGACCCGGAGCGCGTGGCCGAGAGCTTCACCTCGATCTTCCTCGACGGCGTGCGCGAGCCGGCGGCGCGCAAGCGCGGAGTGACTCGTGGCTGA
- a CDS encoding HlyD family secretion protein, with protein sequence MAEAALEGRERGRLKVGLREGVGAAVLVLVLAAIGYWFVALRGRESTDDAFVEGHMVLISPRVAGQVSQVFVEENSHVRAGQPLVQLDPADFEARVAHARADVEAAKNRMAQSQAAAEAAAAQARGAAVRVKHAEQELERAKGLFERKVSSQNQLDAAVAARDAAMAELHAAEQRELAERASVVNAAPVLQAEASLREAELALSHATISAPFDGDVGRRSVELGANVSPGQALFALTAREGNWVTANFKETQVGRMHPGDPVEIRVDAFPDHVWRGHVESISPATGAKYALLPPDNATGNFTKVVQRIPVRIALDPEPAGAADVASGPAEPLSVGLSVSVSVRLR encoded by the coding sequence GTGGCTGAGGCGGCGCTCGAAGGACGCGAACGCGGCCGCTTGAAGGTCGGCCTGCGCGAGGGCGTGGGCGCCGCGGTGCTGGTGCTGGTGCTGGCCGCGATCGGCTACTGGTTCGTGGCCCTGCGCGGGCGCGAGAGCACCGACGACGCCTTCGTCGAGGGCCACATGGTGCTGATCTCGCCGCGCGTGGCCGGCCAGGTGAGTCAGGTGTTCGTCGAGGAGAACTCGCACGTGCGCGCCGGCCAGCCGCTCGTGCAGCTCGACCCCGCGGACTTCGAGGCGCGCGTGGCCCATGCCAGAGCCGACGTCGAGGCCGCGAAGAACCGCATGGCCCAGTCACAGGCCGCCGCCGAGGCCGCTGCCGCGCAGGCCCGTGGGGCCGCGGTGCGCGTGAAACACGCCGAGCAGGAGCTCGAGCGCGCGAAGGGTCTGTTCGAGCGCAAGGTCTCGAGTCAGAACCAGCTCGACGCCGCGGTCGCAGCGCGCGACGCGGCGATGGCCGAGCTGCACGCGGCCGAGCAGCGCGAGCTCGCGGAGCGCGCGTCGGTGGTGAACGCGGCGCCCGTCCTGCAGGCCGAGGCATCGCTGCGCGAGGCCGAGCTGGCGCTCTCGCACGCCACGATCAGCGCGCCCTTCGACGGCGACGTGGGCCGCAGGTCGGTCGAGCTGGGCGCCAACGTGTCTCCCGGCCAGGCGCTGTTCGCGCTCACCGCGCGCGAGGGCAACTGGGTCACCGCCAACTTCAAGGAGACCCAGGTCGGGCGCATGCACCCCGGCGATCCGGTCGAGATCCGCGTCGACGCTTTCCCCGACCACGTGTGGCGCGGTCACGTCGAGTCGATCTCGCCGGCCACCGGCGCCAAGTACGCGCTGCTGCCGCCCGACAACGCCACGGGCAACTTCACCAAGGTGGTGCAGCGCATCCCGGTGCGCATCGCGCTCGACCCCGAGCCAGCGGGCGCCGCGGACGTCGCCTCGGGCCCGGCCGAACCGCTCTCGGTCGGGCTCTCGGTGAGCGTGAGTGTCCGCCTCCGCTGA
- a CDS encoding DHA2 family efflux MFS transporter permease subunit, whose translation MGTLPTLPIPDEFRMDLRKTLMLIGVMLALVLEILDSSIVNVALPSMMGNLGATVDEISWVVTSYIIANVIVIPMTSFLSGRFGRRRYFVGSILIFTAASFLCGLSHTLPQLVVFRVIQGMGGGALLSTSQSVMMESFPPQRQGSGQALFGMGATLGPSLGPTLGGWITNQWSWPWIFYVNIPLGLIAAFLCWSYLPEPKFVRRVEGVDWRGIVLLVVGVGALQTFLERGNRLDWFESDFITFLAVTCVASLAYFVWHELHHEHPVVDLRVFRHRSLMIGSIYGAMMGVGLYGSVFLFPLFTQQVLGWSSWQSGLAIAPSSLATALVMPIAGRVVWRFGPAPLFATGIAIFVPTLWAMSHWTLQSGEADLFWPQITRGVALGLMFVPLSLATLRSLPPEDMLQGAGLYNLFRQVGGSLGIAVLATLVDHRAVLHHAYLSESVSPFSMATQERLAGIAGVLVQRGLDPTSAMDAARHTLDLIVSRQAAVLAFRDCYWVVLGVFAVLAPLVPLLRRPPGAGPGAPQASSAAAH comes from the coding sequence GTGGGCACCCTACCCACGCTCCCGATCCCGGACGAGTTCCGCATGGATCTGCGCAAGACCCTCATGCTCATCGGGGTCATGCTGGCGCTGGTGCTGGAGATCCTCGACTCGTCGATCGTGAACGTCGCCCTGCCCAGCATGATGGGCAACCTGGGTGCGACGGTGGACGAGATCTCGTGGGTGGTGACGAGCTACATCATCGCCAACGTGATCGTGATTCCGATGACGAGCTTCCTGTCGGGCCGCTTCGGCCGGCGGCGCTACTTCGTGGGCTCGATCCTGATCTTCACGGCCGCGTCGTTCCTGTGCGGACTGTCTCACACGCTGCCCCAGCTGGTCGTGTTCCGAGTGATCCAGGGCATGGGCGGCGGCGCGCTGCTGTCGACCTCGCAGTCGGTCATGATGGAGTCGTTCCCGCCCCAGCGTCAGGGCAGCGGCCAGGCGCTGTTCGGCATGGGCGCGACGCTGGGCCCGAGCCTGGGCCCGACGCTGGGCGGCTGGATCACCAACCAGTGGTCCTGGCCGTGGATCTTCTACGTGAACATTCCGCTCGGCCTGATCGCGGCGTTCCTGTGCTGGAGCTACCTGCCCGAGCCCAAGTTCGTGCGCCGCGTGGAGGGCGTGGACTGGCGGGGCATCGTCCTCCTGGTGGTCGGCGTGGGCGCGCTGCAGACCTTCCTCGAGCGCGGCAACCGGCTCGACTGGTTCGAGAGTGACTTCATCACGTTCCTGGCCGTGACCTGCGTGGCATCGCTCGCGTACTTCGTGTGGCACGAGCTGCACCACGAGCATCCGGTGGTCGACCTGCGCGTGTTCCGCCACCGGTCACTCATGATCGGCTCGATCTACGGCGCGATGATGGGCGTGGGCCTGTACGGCAGCGTGTTCCTGTTCCCGCTGTTCACGCAGCAGGTGCTGGGCTGGAGCTCGTGGCAGTCGGGCCTCGCGATCGCTCCGTCGTCGCTCGCGACCGCGCTGGTCATGCCGATCGCGGGCCGCGTGGTGTGGCGCTTCGGGCCCGCGCCGCTGTTCGCGACCGGCATCGCGATCTTCGTGCCCACGCTGTGGGCGATGAGTCACTGGACGCTGCAGAGCGGCGAGGCCGACCTGTTCTGGCCGCAGATCACGCGCGGCGTGGCGCTCGGGCTGATGTTCGTGCCGCTCTCGCTCGCCACGCTGCGCAGCCTGCCGCCCGAGGACATGCTGCAGGGAGCGGGGCTCTACAACCTGTTCCGCCAGGTCGGCGGGAGCCTCGGCATCGCCGTGCTCGCGACCCTGGTCGATCACCGCGCGGTGCTGCACCACGCCTATCTGTCCGAGAGTGTCTCGCCGTTCAGCATGGCGACCCAGGAGCGGCTGGCGGGGATCGCCGGCGTGCTGGTGCAGCGCGGGCTCGACCCGACCAGCGCCATGGACGCCGCGCGCCACACGCTCGACCTGATCGTCTCGCGTCAGGCGGCGGTGCTCGCGTTCCGCGATTGTTACTGGGTCGTGCTCGGCGTCTTCGCGGTGCTGGCGCCGCTCGTGCCGCTCTTGCGGCGCCCGCCCGGCGCCGGCCCGGGCGCGCCGCAGGCGTCCTCGGCCGCCGCGCACTGA
- a CDS encoding cytochrome c, producing MSRSFVWLGVATFLCFGLVARAGESEDIAAGRDLFEQHCELCHGAEGRGDGPLADELRVAPADLTHISQRRGGEFPEVEVREIIDGRRIVHGHGKSDMPIWGRALGGGAAAGAAKEAEVKRKIDQLVVFLRSIQSRSPATVGQR from the coding sequence ATGTCGAGAAGCTTCGTCTGGCTGGGGGTCGCGACGTTCCTGTGCTTCGGTCTGGTCGCGCGCGCGGGTGAGTCGGAGGACATCGCCGCGGGCCGCGACCTGTTCGAGCAGCACTGCGAGCTGTGTCACGGCGCCGAAGGACGCGGCGACGGTCCGCTCGCGGACGAGCTCCGCGTCGCTCCCGCGGACCTGACGCACATCTCGCAGCGGCGTGGTGGTGAGTTCCCCGAGGTCGAGGTGCGCGAGATCATCGACGGCCGGCGCATCGTGCACGGGCACGGCAAGAGCGACATGCCGATCTGGGGCCGCGCGCTCGGCGGCGGCGCCGCCGCCGGCGCGGCCAAGGAGGCCGAGGTGAAGCGCAAGATCGACCAGCTCGTGGTCTTCCTGCGCTCGATCCAGTCGCGCTCGCCCGCCACGGTGGGCCAGCGCTGA